In Podospora pseudopauciseta strain CBS 411.78 chromosome 3, whole genome shotgun sequence, one genomic interval encodes:
- a CDS encoding hypothetical protein (COG:S; EggNog:ENOG503P7GG), with protein MPLVVPGVTADNMPEDKTQEWMNKLVGKTLSENEPSSETCFCKKDLPESTRVIEPGSMVTKDFNPNRLNVHVQEDGTVSHVSHG; from the exons atgCCTCTCGTCGTCCCAGGAGTAACAGCCGACAACATGCCCGAGGACAAGACCCAGGAGTGGATGAACAAGCTTGTCGGCAAGACGCTATCAGAGAACGAGCCAAGCTCAGAGACT TGCTTCTGCAAGAAGGACCTCCCTGAATCCACCAGAGTCATCGAGCCAGGCTCGATGGTTACCAAGgacttcaaccccaacagGCTGAATGTACATGTCCAGGAAGACGGGACTGTTTCGCACGTTTCTCACGGTTAA